TGGGATACCTGGCGCACCAGTGGGACACCGGTGTCGAGGCGGCGGGCGATCACGAGATCGACCCCGGCCATGTCCTCGGCGATCAGGCTGAGCACGGCGGCGGCGGGGGAGTTATCGGCGGGGGGAACTGACAAGGCGAAAGCGCTCGTGCGCTGCTTTGGGAGAACGGCCGGCCGGGGCCGGAACGCGCAGATTATAGGGAGCCGGGTTGTCCCGGCGCCCCCGAGGCTCGGTCTGGACTTCGAAAACAGCCTGGCGTGCTAGAATCTCGGGCTCTGCGGAATTCGCCGTAGAGCCATCTTCCTCAAGAGGTTTACATGTACGCGGTCATAAAAACCGGTGGCAAGCAGTATCGCGTTGCTTCCGGCGAAAAAATTAAAGTAGAACAGATTGCTGCGGACGTAGGCCAGGAAATCGTGATCGATCAAGTGCTCGCAGTCGGCGACGGCAGCGCTCTCAAGATCGGCACGCCCCTGGTGTCCGGCGCAACGGTCACGGTCACCGTGCTGTCGCATGGCAAGCACGACAAGGTCCGCATCTTCAAGATGCGCCGTCGCAAGCACTATCAGAAACGTCAAGGCCATCGCCAGCAGTTCACGGAGCTGCAAATCGGCGCGATCGCCGGCTAAGGAGCTGACA
Above is a window of Variovorax sp. RA8 DNA encoding:
- the rplU gene encoding 50S ribosomal protein L21, which translates into the protein MYAVIKTGGKQYRVASGEKIKVEQIAADVGQEIVIDQVLAVGDGSALKIGTPLVSGATVTVTVLSHGKHDKVRIFKMRRRKHYQKRQGHRQQFTELQIGAIAG